From Parasteatoda tepidariorum isolate YZ-2023 chromosome 1, CAS_Ptep_4.0, whole genome shotgun sequence, one genomic window encodes:
- the LOC107453462 gene encoding sulfotransferase ssu-1-like has protein sequence MNFVSLSDRPSYVMHTSGLILGPGIKIKLYEQALTYIPENDDVFIVTYPKCGTTWTQNILYLAKNNGQPLEMGQNINHYVPHLEDDGKDVVEKLPRPRIIKTHLPFHLIPKNKQAKYIYIARNPKDCCVSFFHHTKGFKRYNFEDGTFDEYFELFLSGKVDSGDYFDNLLSWYEHRNDPNVLFLLYEDMKTDIHSCIRKMGNFLGGSFQQATEDSVILDSIVQHSNFDTMKNTPAMWASERPKHVSPFIRKGKVGDWRNHFSDEQSKRLDQKFDQKLSGTGAEFLWKNYDC, from the coding sequence ATGAACTTTGTAAGTTTGAGTGACAGGCCTTCCTACGTTATGCACACCTCCGGTTTAATTTTAGGTCccggaattaaaattaaattatatgaacaAGCTTTGACATATATACCAGAAAATGATGACGTTTTCATAGTCACGTATCCAAAGTGTGGCACCACATGGACTCAAAACATCCTGTATTTGGCAAAGAACAATGGACAACCTCTTGAAATGGGACAAAATATAAATCACTACGTGCCCCATTTGGAGGATGATGGTAAAGATGTCGTCGAAAAATTACCCAGACCAAGAATCATTAAAACGCATTTACCGTTCCATTTGATTCCTAAAAACAAACAAGCAAAATACATTTACATTGCAAGAAATCCTAAAGATTGCTGCGTGTCATTTTTTCACCACACTAAGGGTTTTAAAAGGTATAATTTTGAAGATGGCACATTTGATGAATATTTTGAGCTATTCTTGTCTGGTAAAGTCGATTCAGGTGattattttgataacttattatCTTGGTATGAACATAGAAATGATCCCAATGTTCTATTTCTCTTATACGAAGATATGAAAACGGATATTCATAGCTGCATTAGGAAAATGGGCAATTTTCTTGGTGGCTCCTTCCAGCAGGCAACTGAGGATTCGGTTATATTAGACAGTATTGTTCAGCACAGCAACTTTGATACAATGAAAAACACTCCTGCCATGTGGGCATCAGAGAGACCAAAACATGTTTCTCCTTTTATTAGGAAAGGTAAAGTCGGTGATTGGAGAAATCACTTTTCAGATGAACAATCCAAAAGACTGGATCAAAAATTCGATCAAAAACTTTCTGGTACCGGAGCTgaatttttgtggaaaaattatgattgttag